The nucleotide window GTACTGGGCAGCTTCCCGACGAACCGACGGGTAAGAGCAGCGAAGCCGCCTGTCATGCTGCTCCTCGCCTGATGCGGCCCCTTGCGCGCTGTGTTACTCTAGGAACGGTAGCTCGTCTTGCACAACGAGGGCGTTGTGCGGCGGGTTTGTGTTGTCGGGAGTAGCTCTCATCGGCTGGCCTCCTCAGCCGGTGGCAGCGTTCAGGAAACGGGTTGGACTCTGTATGCGATATTTTTTCTGGGCAGCTTTCGCCGTATTTCTGGCAGCCTCTATTCCACACGTAGCGTATTTCTTCAATTCTTTTGAACCAAGTACCTCCCCGTGGTCCTGGGCTGTCAGCTATTCCATCGCTATCAGTATTGATGTGACTATTTATCTCCTGAGCTGGACGGCCTTTCAGCGTTATCGCCGCTATCGCAGCTGGCGTGCCGTCTGGCAGCACTGGCTGCTGATCCTGCTCTGCACGCTGTTTTCCTGGGCCATGAACTGGGCATATTCCAAACAGTTCCACAGCAGCACGGCGCTCAGCGTGGCCGAGCAGTACGCCCCCTGGCTCAGCAACATCTTCCCATTTCTGGCCTCATCCTTCCCGCTGCTGGGCATTGTCTACACCATGATGGCCGAGACGATTACCGACGCCGATCAGCAAGAGCATATGGAGAAGCTCCAGCGTCAGCTAGCCACCGTTGCTGAGGTCAATCGCAGCCGCCTGACTATCGGCCCGGCTGGCAGCACCGGCCCGCTGCCTGCGGTCTCGGCTCCGGTTCGCCCGGCGCTGGCAAGCCCCAGCAGCCGCTCGACCACTGCCGATGCGGTTGATCTGCTGGCTGGATTGGATGATCTGGATGATCTGGGGGCCAACGGCCACAGCAATACTGGCCCCATCAGCGGCCCGGTGCTGGCAATTGGCAGCGCCGAAGTGATCTCTTCCAGCGACAGCGGCCCGATACGCGCCGATGTGGACGGGGCCGATAAGCTGCAACTGACCATCGAGGCGCTGACCGCGAACCCGAACATCACCGATGATGTTCTGGCGGAATATCTCTCGCTCAAAAAGCCGGCCAGCGCCCGCTACTGGCGGCTCAAGGCGATGGAAGTGCTGACCAGCACTTCAGCCGGGGCCACCGGCCAGACGGCTGCGATGAATGGGCGGCGAACTTACGGCGACAGCGGCAGCGTGCGCTCCAGCCGTTCGCGCCGGAATCAGTAGCGCGAATCAGTAAGTCGGCAGAGCAGCCAGGCAGAATATCCATACCAGTGGGCCGCCGTGAACATACGGCGGCCCACTGCTCGGCTTCAGATGAGTCCTCTGCTACTCGATGGCGCTGCCAGGAGGCGGCGTGTTTTCGGCGTCGATCCATTGGCGCAGGCGTTCATACGCTGCCGGTTCCAGGCGATGCTGCCACCAGCCAGCCGGGCCGCTTTGTCTCACCGCCTCCATCTCCGCCAGCCAGCGGCTATAGGCCGCTGTACGCCAGAGCAAGAGCCAGGCAACGCGCGGGTTCACCTGGCGCCAGGGGCGCGCAAAGACCCGCCGACGATACAGGGCGTGCGGTTCATACAATCCAAAGGTGATCAGGCGAAAGCGCAGCAGGCGAAAGCGCCGGACACGCACGATATTTGTCGCCAGCAGGCGGGCGCCTGCCCACCTTCTCTTGACTGATCGCATTGTCGCACCCACTGCTTTCCAGATGGCCGCAGAGCGCAGCGGAGAAGCGCCCATCACCGCCAAGTATAGCACACCACCGCCTGAGCCGATGCCGATGGTAGCTCACCATAGGAAGAGAGACCTGCGACATGAACCGCAGGTCTCTCTTCCTATGAATATATAAAACAGGCGAGGCGGCGCGAGCAAATGCCTATCTCACTACTTTCAATGTTGTGCCATTGGGCGCCCAGTAATAGAGCCAGATGATCGCCTTGAGCGGCGCATTGATGCAGCCGTGCGTACCCCACATCCAGCCGCCAATCGGGTCGTAATGCCAGCCGGTGGTGCCGGGGCCATACTTGCCGCGCCAGGAGGCGTTATGCAGGTAGTAGCCGCCAGAATGGAAGCCCATCGCGTAGTCTATGTGGGTCGGCGGATACCAGTAGGGGTTTCCGGGCGGCCAGGGAGAATAAAAGGTGGTCGGGTGCAGGTGGCTGAAGATATGCCAGGTTCCTACCGGCGTGCTCAGGCCAGGACGGGCCGTCGTCACGGGCGTGTTTAAGACGAGCTTGCCATCCTGATAGGCCCACAGCCACTCCTTAGAGATGGAAACCAGGATTAACTTGCCCTTGCTGGTTGTCGTGGGTGGATTCCCACCGCCGCCTCCAGTGCTGGGGCCTTGCACAAGCGCCGAGTAGATATAGCGAGGGCTGGCAGTAGTGGGAGTGATACGATCCCAGATATTCCCTGCCCAGACGGAATCGCCCCTCACCTGGGCATACACAGTGACCGCAGTACCGGGACGATCAACGCTAAGAATCCGATTATGGAGGGTCGGGCCGTTGCGTACATTCGCATAGTTGGTGACGGTTCCCTTGAAGGGAGTAGCGGTCATCGGCTGGATCGAGGTTTGAGGGCTGGCCGCAGCCACTGGCGTGATTGTTGCGAACAACGCCAGGCAGAGCGCGGCTAATCCTGTAACCACCCACCGTCTGAGGATGCGCTTCATAGGGGTTCCCCCATTCACATTATCTTTAGAGAAGTGACATACAGGCGTTGAACAGACAGCGCCCTCCGCCTGATATGAGCGCCGCGCGGTCCCGATTGGACCCGCATCACCTCCTCAGTTTGCGCGATGGCCCTCCACCGAACCGGCCATCAACACGCTCGCGCTTTTCCTGACCATACCGGGGAAAAACGCGCTCATTGACTGCTCTGATGAGCCGCCTGCCTGAGTTTATTATAGCAGAGCTTTTATCAACCGTCCAGCCTTTTTTGCTTCTACAAAGTGAAAAAAGCACAATACTTCTTTGCTTTTTTTAGCAAAGATCTATGAAGCGCAGAAAACGCTGCCCTGCTTAACGTCTTCTCGTTTAATACCACATCTACTTGAATACTTGCGGATGCCACTTGCAGCGCCGTCTTCCAGACGGCACAACGACTGGCCGTCTGGAAGACGGCGCTGCAAGTACAACGATCCTCTTTATGCGAATTTGGTATAAGAAGGGCAGCGAAACGGCTGCTTATTCCCGTCTGAAGCGCGGGCTGGCCTCAGCGTCCTGAGAATCCAGGCTACAGGAAGAGGTGGGGCAGGAAGATATGGGTCACGGTGGGGATTGACGGCCCCAGGATGACGACAAACATCGGCGGGAAAATCAAGAAGGCCATAGGAAAGAGCATCTTGATTGGGGCCTGATGCGCCAGCACTTCGGCCCGCTGGCGGCGGCGAATGCGCATCTCCGCTGATTGAATGTGCAAGACGCTCGAAATACTGGCGCCAAGCTGCTCCGCCTGAATAATGGCGGTGACAAAGATACCCAGTTCCTGAATGCCGGTGCGCTCGGCCAGCGCCCGCAGGGCTTCGCGTCGAGGCACGCCCACGCGCATCTCGGCAATCACCCGCCCGAACTCATAGGCTAACTCATTCTGTGTCTTTTCCACCAGCCGATTGAGCGCGGCGTCAAAGCCCAGGCCAGCCTCGACGCTGATGGAGAGTAG belongs to Ktedonobacterales bacterium and includes:
- a CDS encoding L,D-transpeptidase family protein → MKRILRRWVVTGLAALCLALFATITPVAAASPQTSIQPMTATPFKGTVTNYANVRNGPTLHNRILSVDRPGTAVTVYAQVRGDSVWAGNIWDRITPTTASPRYIYSALVQGPSTGGGGGNPPTTTSKGKLILVSISKEWLWAYQDGKLVLNTPVTTARPGLSTPVGTWHIFSHLHPTTFYSPWPPGNPYWYPPTHIDYAMGFHSGGYYLHNASWRGKYGPGTTGWHYDPIGGWMWGTHGCINAPLKAIIWLYYWAPNGTTLKVVR